The following is a genomic window from Sporosarcina jeotgali.
AAAATCAGCTTAATAAGAATTGGATCTGCATCTGGGAAGTTTGAAGCGATTAATCCGACCGCTGGTGAGATTGCGGCACCTGCCATTACAGTTGCCATTGCAATCGAAATAATCGTTGGTGCTAACATTCTTTTGTTCATTAACAGGTTCCTCCATTCTCTGTTTTTTTCAGCTGTCTTAATACTTTATCTGTAGACAGCTGTACAGGTTTTTCTGTCCGCGCATTCCATAAGAGTAAACCGTGGGCTAATGACAAGTGATAGGTTGCCAGTTCTTCAGGATCCCCTTCTACGAATAGCCCTTCTTGCTGCCCTGTTTTAATAATGCTGCCAATCCCATCTACAGCTTCTTTGTACAGTGCAACAATTTCCCGTTTAGCGAGCTCATTCAAATGATCTGAATACAAAGCTTGCAATACTAGAATATGCCGATAAACTCCTTCTTTGATAGAACCGGAATGTGTCGCTTCTGTCAGCCACTCCATTTTCCCAAGTGCTGTCATTTCGAATTCAGCTGCTTGTTCTACCAAGTCAATGAAGTCATATAGAATATCCCGGATTACCTCTATATACAACTCTTCTTTTGAAGCAAAGTAGTGATAGAAAAGCCCATGGCTAAGTTGGGCATTTGAAGTGATGTCACTGATTTTTGCAGACGCAAAACCTTTTTGACTGAACATCTGAATTGCGGAGCGTCTCAATTCCTGCTGACGCTGATCGCGAATTTCCTTAAATTGCTCCTTATTTCTAGGGCTCATTTAGCGTATTCACCATCTCTTTCTTATTGGTTGACTGACTGACAAGTCAATGTTGAACAGTATATGTTTTAGAAAACTTGGCGTCAAGGGGATTCTTATAATTTCCATGTGAGCTTCCTTGGAAAAAGCGTTTAACAGAGAGGATTGCAGGGTACTTTAAGAGGTTGAATGGAGGTGTTGGAGTGATTAAGATTTCCATCAGGAGGACATATCGATTCCAAGAGATTGTAAATACGTTTTTAAAAAACGGCTTCAGCCATGTACTGTTTAGACTGGGCATTACAGAACGCAGGGCCGCTGCAACAATGAAAAACGAACCAATGGATATGAACCTTCAGCACATTGGACAAAAATTGAATCGGACTTTGCAAGAACTCGGTCCGACATTCATAAAGTTAGGTCAGATTGCAAGTACTCGACGTGATTTAGTGCCTGCTGAAATCATACGTGAACTGGAAAAGCTTCAAGACCATGCAGAGCCTTTTTCGTTTGAGGAAGTTCAGCAGATTATAGAAAAAGAGCTTGGCAAACCATTGAATGACCTGTTTGAATCATTCAATGACAAACCATTGGCAACCGCATCCATCGGCCAAGTACATGAAGCTTTTTTATATACTGGTGAGAAAGTTGCTGTAAAAGTTCAACGACCCGATATCCGGCAAACAGTGGACACAGATTTGTCCATCCTGAAAGAAATAGCGTCACTAATTGAAAACAACACAGACTGGGGTAAGTTATACGGTGTCCGCTCTATTATTAATGAGTTTGCGGATTCGCTGCTTAGTGAACTCGATTACGAAAATGAAGGCAGAAATGCCGAACGCATTGCCCGCCAAGCAAAAAAAGACTCTTCTGTATACATTCCAGAAATCCATTGGGATCTGACATCTAAGAAAGTGCTGACGATGGAGATGATCGAAGGAATTAAGTCTAATGATATTAATACTCTCGATGAACGAGGATACGATCGTAAATTACTTGCGCGAAGAATTGTAAATTCAATGTTTAGCCAAGTACTGGATCATGGTTTTTTCCACGGAGATCCCCATCCGGGAAATATATACATAATGCCCGGCAATGTAATTTCATTTATCGATTTTGGAATGATTGGAGTTATGGATGATGATCTCAAACTTCAATTCGCCAAACTTATTATGGAATTGGAACGCGGCAGCACAAAAGGAATTATAAAAGTGATGGATTCAATGGGGATTTTATCGGATGAAACCAATATCAAAAGTCTCCAAAAAGATTTAGGCATGCTCAAAACTAAATACTATGACGTTCCTTTGCAAAACATGAGCCTGGGAGAAATCTTCATGGATTTGTTCGGCGTTGCCTATCGCCATCAAATAAAAATTCCAAATGAAATCACAGTACTAGGAAAAACCATTTTAACGCTGGAGGGACTCATATCGAAATTAGACCCAGCAATGAGCATCATGGACGGCGTGGAACCTTTCGGCAAGAAACTCATTAAAGAATATTACAGTCCCTCTTCCCTTCTTAAAAATGCTTGGGAAAGTGTCAGTGAAAACGCAGAAATTCTAGCAAATATCCCGCGTGATTTTAAAGATATCAGTACAGCCGCGAAAAAAGGAAAACTGAAACTGGACATTAACTTGAGGCAAACCAGTTTCATACTCAGAAGAATGGATATCATTAGCAATCGGCTCGCTTTCAGTGTCATTCTTCTTGCTTTCAGCATTCTCATGACAGGACTGATTATCGGATCTGCAATCGCTGGAGAAAATAATATGCTGCTGAATCTGCCTGTCATAGAAATTGGTGCGATTGTTGCATTTTTGATGTTTGTATTTCTTCTGTTTTCGATTTTCAGATCCGGAAGAATGTAACGGCTGGTCTAGCTAATTAGATCTGGCTGCTATTCTGGATGCTCTGGCAAGCACTCGATTTGCCGACTTCTTTAAACCAAAATACTATTGATTAATTTATAAAAAAACCACGTAAAAGGGGGAATTCCTCTTTACGTGGTTTTTATTAGATAAGCATTCAATTAAACGATGAAGTATGCGATGACGGACAGTAATATCGATGTGACTGTCATTGCTGCAAGCGGACGAAGTGCCCGTGAGCGCAAATCACGCAAGCTTACATTCAACCCCAATCCAACCATAGCGGCTGTAAGGAACCAAGATGTTACAACGGCAATAACGTCATACACACCATCCGGAACAGGAATGATTGGTCCAAAAACGTAACTTCCCAGTACACTTAAGATGATAAAACCGACCAAGAACCAAGGGAATTCGATTTTCGCATCTGATTCTTCTGTCCCTTTACTTTTACGTTTCATAATTGCAATGAAAATAAAGCAAAGCGGAACGAGCAAGAACACACGGCCAAGCTTAGCAAGCAATGCGATGGCAAGACCATCTTCACCTGCAGGTGCTCCTGCCAGCGCAACGTGTGCAACTTCATGCAAGCTGATTCCTGACCACATACCGTAGTGGATGGCATCGAGCGGTAAGAAAGGACGTAACACAGTATATCCGACAGCAAAGACTGTACCCATCAATGCAATGATTCCTACACCAATTGCTGTATCTTCGT
Proteins encoded in this region:
- a CDS encoding TetR/AcrR family transcriptional regulator; the protein is MSPRNKEQFKEIRDQRQQELRRSAIQMFSQKGFASAKISDITSNAQLSHGLFYHYFASKEELYIEVIRDILYDFIDLVEQAAEFEMTALGKMEWLTEATHSGSIKEGVYRHILVLQALYSDHLNELAKREIVALYKEAVDGIGSIIKTGQQEGLFVEGDPEELATYHLSLAHGLLLWNARTEKPVQLSTDKVLRQLKKTENGGTC
- a CDS encoding ABC1 kinase family protein codes for the protein MIKISIRRTYRFQEIVNTFLKNGFSHVLFRLGITERRAAATMKNEPMDMNLQHIGQKLNRTLQELGPTFIKLGQIASTRRDLVPAEIIRELEKLQDHAEPFSFEEVQQIIEKELGKPLNDLFESFNDKPLATASIGQVHEAFLYTGEKVAVKVQRPDIRQTVDTDLSILKEIASLIENNTDWGKLYGVRSIINEFADSLLSELDYENEGRNAERIARQAKKDSSVYIPEIHWDLTSKKVLTMEMIEGIKSNDINTLDERGYDRKLLARRIVNSMFSQVLDHGFFHGDPHPGNIYIMPGNVISFIDFGMIGVMDDDLKLQFAKLIMELERGSTKGIIKVMDSMGILSDETNIKSLQKDLGMLKTKYYDVPLQNMSLGEIFMDLFGVAYRHQIKIPNEITVLGKTILTLEGLISKLDPAMSIMDGVEPFGKKLIKEYYSPSSLLKNAWESVSENAEILANIPRDFKDISTAAKKGKLKLDINLRQTSFILRRMDIISNRLAFSVILLAFSILMTGLIIGSAIAGENNMLLNLPVIEIGAIVAFLMFVFLLFSIFRSGRM
- a CDS encoding YeiH family protein gives rise to the protein MNASSQAPSPKKLSKSTAWIGGVAFTFFIALLGYLLAKLPGFDHIGQMASAIIIAVVFRQFFGYPEAIRSGIQFSSKRLLRTAIILYGIKLNIDTVLSDGLGLLARDVGVIIFAIFMTLWLAKMFKADKNISLLLGVGTGVCGAAAIAAIAPIVKSKDEDTAIGVGIIALMGTVFAVGYTVLRPFLPLDAIHYGMWSGISLHEVAHVALAGAPAGEDGLAIALLAKLGRVFLLVPLCFIFIAIMKRKSKGTEESDAKIEFPWFLVGFIILSVLGSYVFGPIIPVPDGVYDVIAVVTSWFLTAAMVGLGLNVSLRDLRSRALRPLAAMTVTSILLSVIAYFIV